CGCGCCCAGACACGGGTGTGGTCGGCGATGATCCGTCCATCGAGGCGGACGCGGACCCGGTCCAGGTCCGCGGTGACGTCGACGATCCTGCCGATCGCGCGCGGGTCGACGGAGTAGTCGTTCGTGTCGATGCGGACGTAGTAGTCGCGGCCGAGCCGGATCCGGTTCCGCCAGCCCAGATGCAACGGGATCGGCGGCAACGGCAACATCGCCGCCAGATCCGCAGGCAGCAGCGAGATCGGAGAGGCGGCCAGGGTGCGCACCCTCCGCTGGTTGGCGACTCCGAGCCAGTCGGTGAACTGCTCGTTGAAGTCCGCGGGCGAGGCGAATGACCGGCCCGGCATGAACGATGTCTCGAACCAACCGTTGCGGCGTTCCACGATCCCTTTCGATTCCGGATCCCGCGGCGGCAGCAGCACGAGCTTGGCCGCGAGGGTTCCCATGAACGCGTCGACTCCGTCCGCGTGACGGCGTCCTCGCCCGATGCCGGGCTCGTTGTCCCAGATCAGCCGACGCGGAACCCGGCCGAGCTGCTCGATCAGCTGCCAGGTCCCGAGCAGCAGATCCTCGGTCTTCCGAGTCGGGATCATCACTCCCGTCGTGAACCGGCAATGCGCCGGGGTGATCACCAGCACCGGCAACAGCTTCGCTGTCCCGTCCTCGAGCGGGATCTTCTTCGGCGGGAACCACAAATCGCACTGCGCCGCGTCCCCCGCCGCCCACGTGATCCGATCCGCGGGATCGAGACGCTGCTGCTCGGGCCGCAACCGCTTCACGTTGTCACGGAACCACCGGATCGAGCCCGTCCACCCGACCCGCTCCGCGAGCACCGTCGCCGGCATCGTCGGCGTCTCCAGCAGCAACGCACGCACCCGCGACTCGAACGGTGTGAACGACGTCGGCGCCGCTGTCCGCTCATAGTGAGGCGGCGATTCCGAGTTCACCGCCTTGATGACCGTGGTCCTCGAGATCCCCAACCGCTCGGCAATATGCGCGTTCGGCACGCCCTCGCCGGCCAGCCTCCGGATCAACGCCCAGTCCTCCAAAGTGATCACTCTCCAATCGTTGAGTGTTCACTTTTCAAGCGCCGCTACTGTCCAGTTTTCGAGCGCCGTCGACACGGGGTTGGGTGGCTGTGATGTCGCTGCGTTCTCGTCGAGAGGATCAGCAGACCCGATCAGAGCCGATTGGGATAGGACGCGAAGGCGGTCAGGTCAGGGCGGCCGAAGCCGGCCTGCCGACCGGGGCTTGACC
The DNA window shown above is from Microbacterium laevaniformans and carries:
- the istA gene encoding IS21 family transposase yields the protein MITLEDWALIRRLAGEGVPNAHIAERLGISRTTVIKAVNSESPPHYERTAAPTSFTPFESRVRALLLETPTMPATVLAERVGWTGSIRWFRDNVKRLRPEQQRLDPADRITWAAGDAAQCDLWFPPKKIPLEDGTAKLLPVLVITPAHCRFTTGVMIPTRKTEDLLLGTWQLIEQLGRVPRRLIWDNEPGIGRGRRHADGVDAFMGTLAAKLVLLPPRDPESKGIVERRNGWFETSFMPGRSFASPADFNEQFTDWLGVANQRRVRTLAASPISLLPADLAAMLPLPPIPLHLGWRNRIRLGRDYYVRIDTNDYSVDPRAIGRIVDVTADLDRVRVRLDGRIIADHTRVWARGMVITDPAHREAAAVLRREFQQPRLVPVGDDLTRDLADYDRAFGLVEGSN